The Granulicella arctica genome segment TTCCCTTGCTCGTCGCCGAAGCTCCTTTCGTCGGGACGGGTATGGAAGGCGTCACCGCCCGCGACTCCGGCGCAGTCATCCTCGCCAAGCGCAACGGCATCGTGGACTCGGTCGACTCCGAGCGGATTATCATCCGCGTCGAAGGCGAGCATCACCCCACGCAGCTCTCGCGTGAGGTCGGCTCGGACATCTACCAGCTCACGAAGTTCAAGCGCTCCAACCAGAACACCTGCATCAACCAGAAGCCGATCGTTCGCCACGGCGACCGTGTCGTCAAGGGCCAGGTCATCGCCGACGGTCCTTGCACGGAGCAGGGCGAACTCGGCCTCGGCCGCAACGTCCTGGTCGCCTTCATGCCTTGGCGCGGTTACAACTTCGAGGACGCGATCCTTATCTCCGAGAAGCTGGTCCGCGAGGACTACTACACCTCGATCCACATCGAGGAGTTCGAGATCGAAGCTCGCGACACGAAGCTTGGACCAGAAGAGATCACGCGCGATATTCCCAACGTCAGCGAGCACGCCCTGCGTGACCTCGACGACTCGGGCATCATCCGCATCGGCGCGAAGATTGGCCACAACGACATCCTCGTCGGCAAGGTAACTCCGAAGGGCGAAACGCAGTTGACCCCCGAAGAGAAGCTCCTCCGCGCCATCTTCGGCGAGAAGGCCGGCGACGTTCGCGACGCCTCGCTGACGTGCCCTCCGGGTATCGAAGGCACCGTCGTCGACGTCCGCATCTTCTCCCGCAAGGGGCAGGAGAAGGACGAGCGCGCCAAGCAGATCGAGCAGGAGATGGTCGAGAAGCTCGAGCGCAACCTCGCCGATGAGATCCGCATTCTCACCGACGAGCGCCTCAAGCGCCTCGAAGCCATCCTCGGCAAGAAGGAGGTCCAGGCCGACCTTCACGACGAGCGTACCAACAAGAAGCTCCTCAGCAAGGGCGACATCCTCGACCGCGACACCATCGAGCTCATCAGCACTCGTAACCTCAAGCGCATCCGCTACGCAGACAAGGATCCCCGCGTCAACGAGCAGATCGATGAGATCGAAGAGATGACCTCGCGCCAGATCGATGTTCTCCGCAAGATCACCAACGAGAAGATCGGCAAGATGCAGAAGGGCGACGAGCTTTCGCCCGGCGTCATCAAGATGGTCAAGGTCTACATCGCCATGAAGCGCAAGCTTTCGGTCGGTGACAAGATGGCCGGCCGTCACGGTAACAAGGGTGTTATCGCTCGCATTCTGCCGGAAGAGGATATGCCGTACCTCCCCGATGGAACGCCTGTCGAGATCGTCCTCAATCCGCTCGGCGTGCCATCTCGTATGAACGTCGGTCAGATCCTCGAGACGCACCTCGGTTGGGCTGCTCACACCCTTGGCGCACAGGTCGCGGAGCTTGCCTCCACGATGCAGTCCGCCAACGAGGTCCGCGAGCTCTTCAAGGCGCGCTTCGCAGGAACCGCCGCTCTCAACCAGCTTCTTGACCTCGACGACGAGCAGACCCTCCGCGTTGCCGCCGGCATGAAGCGCGGCATCTGGTTCGGCACCGCGGTCTTCGACGGTGCACGCGAGACGGAGATCAAGGCTCTGCTCAAGTCCGCCGGTCTGCCCAGCTCGGGCAAATCGCAGCTCTACGATGGCATGCTCGGCGAACCCTTCGAGCAGCCCGCCACCGTCGGCTACATCTACATGCTCAAGCTGTCGCACCTCGTCGACGACAAGATCCACGCACGCTCCATCGGACCGTACTCCCTCATCACCCAGCAGCCGCTCGGCGGTAAGGCCCAGTTCGGCGGACAGCGCTTCGGTGAGATGGAGGTCTGGGCGCTCGAAGCCTACGGTGCCGCTTACATCTTGCAGGAGCTGCTCACCGCCAAGTCTGACGACGTCTTCGGTCGTACCAAGATCTACGAGGCCATCGTCAAGGGCGAGGCCGCGATCGAACCTGGCGTTCCCGAGTCGTTCAACGTGCTTATCCGCGAGCTTCAGTCGCTCTGCCTCGATGTTGAACTCATCAAGCAGGCCGATCAGAAGAAGGTTCCGCTGCCGTCCATCGCAGCCGCCGACTAGCTCGTCGTACCGATCCAGCCTGACCCGGTAGCAAGGGTCATCCTGCATGAGGCTCACGCTCAACATGCAGGATGACCGCCACCGGCAATGGCACAGAATAGAAGCAGGCGATGGCCTACCCTCCACCGCCCGGCAGAAGTAAAGCAGCAGCAACCCGCAGCATGGCTGAACCCAAAAGCCACCTACTGCACGGAGACGCAAACTATGTTCCGCTCCAGCCCCTTTGAACTAACCGGCCCGATCGCCGACTTCGACGCTATCAAGATCCAGCTCGCCAGCCCCGAGAAGATCCGCAGCTGGTCACACGGCGAAGTCACCAAGCCCGAGACCATCAACTACCGCACCTTCAAGCCCGAACGCGACGGCCTCTTCTGCGCCCGCATCTTCGGACCCATTACCGACTGGGAGTGTCTCTGCGGCAAGTACAAGCGCATGAAGCACCGCGGCGTCATCTGCGACAAGTGCGGCGTCGAGGTCACCCTCTCGAAGGTCCGTCGCGAGCGCCTCGGCCACATCGAGCTCGCCAGCCCCTGCTCGCACGTCTGGTTCTTTAAGGGCCTCCCCTCGCGCATCGGCCACCTGCTCGACATCAGCCTGCGTGAGCTCGAGGCTGTCCTTTACTTCGAGTCCTACGTCGTCGTCGATCCAGGCGACGCACCCGTCAAGGAGCGCGAGGTCATCAAGGACGAGACCCGCTTCCGCGAGCTCGACCAGCAGTACCGTCCCTCCGGCTTCAAGGCCATGATGGGCGCTGAAGCGATCAAGGAACTCCTCAAGCGCGTCGAAATCGCCGAGCTATCGATTGAGCTGCGCGAGCGCATGAAGACCGAGACCTCGCTCCAGAAGAAGCTTAAGTACTCCAAGCGTCTCAAGATCGTCGAGGCCTTCAAGAAGTCCGACAACCTGCCCCAGTGGATGATCCTCGACGTGATCCCCGTGATCCCACCCGAGCTGCGTCCCCTCGTTCCGCTCGACGGCGGTCGCTTCGCCACGTCCGACCTCAACGACCTCTATCGCCGCGTCATCAACCGCAACAACCGCCTCAAGAAGCTGATGGACCTCCACGCACCTGAGGTCATCGTCCGCAACGAGAAGCGTATGTTGCAGGAGGCCGTCGATGCACTCTTCGACAACGGCCGCCGTGGCCGCGTCCTCCGTGGCGCGAACAATCGTCCTCTCAAGTCGCTCTCCGACACCCTCAAGGGCAAGCAGGGCCGCTTCCGTCAGAACCTCCTCGGCAAACGCGTTGACTACTCCGGCCGTTCGGTCATCGTCGTCGGTCCCGAGCTGAAGCTGCACCAGTGCGGTCTCCCCAAGAAGATGGCGCTCGAGCTCTTCAAGCCCTTCATCTACCACCGCCTCGAGCAGACCGGCCACTGCACCACCATCAAGCAGGCTAAAGAGATGGTCGAAATGCAGGAGCCCATCGTCTGGGACATCCTCGAAGAGGTCATCAAAGATCACCCGGTCCTGTTGAACCGCGCCCCGACCCTCCATCGCCTCGGTATTCAGGCGTTTGAGCCGGTGCTTGTCGAAGGTAAGGCGATCAAGATCCATCCGCTCGTCTGCACCGCCTTCAACGCGGACTTCGACGGCGACCAGATGGCCGTCCACATCCCGCTCTCGCCTGAGGCCCAGATCGAAGCCAGCGTACTCATGCTCGCTTCGCACAACATCCTCTCGCCCGCCAGCGGTCAGCCCATCACGGTCCCCACGCAGGACCTCGTGCTCGGCATCTACTACCTCACCAAGTCGAAGGTCAACGCCATCGGTGAGGGCCGCGTCTTCGCCAACATCGAAGAGATCTACATGGCCCTCGAGGCCAAGCAGGTCGAGACCCTCACGCCCATCCGCCTGCGCTACACCGGCCAGGTATTGGACATGACCACCGCCTACGACGACCAGGACCTCAACCACACCGAGCCGGTCGAGTTCAACAAGCAGTTCATCAACACCACCGTCGGTCGCGCCATCCTCAACGATGCGCTCCCCGAGGGTATGCCCTACGTCAATGGCCTTCTCAAGAAGAAGGGCATCGGCCAGCTCATCAACTACTGCTACCTGAACCTCGGTCTTGAAGTCACCGTCAAGACCCTCGATCGCGTCAAGGACCTCGGCTTTACCTATGCCACGCGCTCCGGCCTCTCGGTCGGGCTCGACGACATGGTCATCCCCGACTCCAAGTACACCGTCGTCGGCGATGCCGAAAAGCAGGTCCTCGTCATGCAGCAGCAGTACCTCGACGGTGCCATCACCAACGGTGAGCGCTCCAACAAGGTCATCCAGATGTGGTCGGGAGTCACCGAGCGCGTCGCCGATGAGATGTTCAACAACATGAAGCGTGCCGACAAGGAAGGAGCCATGAACCCGATCTACATCATGGCCGACTCCGGTGCTCGTGGCTCCAAACAGCAGATTCGTCAGCTCTCCGGTATGCGTGGTTTGATGGCCAAGCCCTCGGGCGAAATTATCGAGACTCCCATCACCGCGAACTTCCGCGAAGGTCTCACCGTGCTTCAGTACTTCATCTCGACCCACGGCGCCCGTAAGGGTCTCGCGGATACCGCGCTGAAGACCGCTGACTCGGGTTACCTCACTCGCCGTCTCGTCGACGTCGCGCAGGATGTCATCATCTCGCACAACGACTGCGGCACCGTCGAAGGCATCTACGTCACCCCGATCATCGAAGCCGGCGAGACCATCGAGCCCCTGCGCGACCGCATCATTGGCCGCGTCTCGCTCGAGAAGCTCAAGGACTTCGAGGGCAAGGTCATCGTCGACATCAACGAAGAGATCGACGAAGACAAGGCCTCCGCAGTGCAGGCAGCCGGTATCGAGAAGGTCAAGATCCGCTCCGTCCTCACCTGCGAATCCAAGCGCGGCGTCTGCATCCTCTGCTACGGCCGCAACCTCGGCTCCGGCAAGATGGTGGAGATGGGCGAGGCCGTCGGCGTCATCGCGGCACAGTCCATCGGCGAGCCCGGAACCCAGCTCACCATGCGTACCTTCCACATCGGTGGAACGGCATCACGCGTCTCCGACGCCTCGCACCTCGAGGCCAAGAACGCCGGTACCGTCCGCTTCATCAACCTCGTCACCGTCCGCTCCAAGGAAGGTGGCCTGGTGGCCTTCAACCGCAACGGCTCACTCGCCATTGTGGATGATAAGGGCCGCGAGAAGGAGCGTTACGCCGTCGTCTACGGCGCCAAGCTCAAGATCGAAGATGGCGCACAGGTAGCTCAGGGCGATCGCCTCGGCGAGTGGGACCCCTACACCTTCTCCCTCCTCACCGAAATCGCCGGAACCGTCCAGTTCAAGGACCTCCAGGAAGGCGTCACCCTCAACGAAGAGGTCGACGAAGTCACCGGGCTCTCCCGCCTCGTGGTCGCCGACTCCCCAGACGAGAAGCGTCAGCCCGCCATCATCATCAAGTCGGCACAGGGTAACAAGCGTTATCTCATGCCATCGCGCGCCCACCTCATGGTCGCCGACGGCGATGAGATCTTCCCCGGAGACATCCTCGCGAAGATCCCGCGTGAAACCACCCGTACCAAGGACATCACCGGTGGTCTCCCACGCGTCGTCGAACTCTTCGAGGCCCGCAAGCCCCGCGATCCCGCGATCATCTCCAAGATCGACGGTGTCGTCCGCTTCGGCGAAGTCTCGAAGGGGCAGCGCAAGGTCTACGTCACCGCCGACAACGGCCAGGAAGAGGAGTACAGCGTTCCTCGCGGTACCTACGTCAACGTGCAGGAAGGCGAACGCCTCCGTGCCGGTGATGCCCTCATCGACGGTCCCCGCAACCCGCACGACATCCTCGAGGTCCTCGGAGAGCGCGCTCTCCAGCAGTACCTCGTCAACGAAATCCAGGAAGTCTACCGCCTGCAGGGCGTTACCATCTCCGATAAGCACATCGAAACCATCGTTCGTCAGATGCTTCGCTGGGTCAAGATCGAAGAGGTCGGCGACACCACCTTCCTTGTCGATCAGCAGACGGACCGCTTCCGCTTCAACGCCGAGAACCAGCGCGTTCTCATGACCGGTGGCCGTCCCGCCATCGGCCGCTCGCTCCTCCTTGGCATCACCAAGGCGTCGCTCTCGACCGACAGCTTCATCTCGGCCGCCAGCTTCCAGGAGACCACCCGTGTTCTGACCGAAGCCAGCATCAACGGCTCCATCGACACGCTCCGTGGCCTCAAGGAGAACGTCATCGTAGGCCGCCTCATCCCCGCCGGAACCGGCATGGAGTACTACCGCAACGTCCAACTCTCCCCAGAGCTCGAAGAAGCGGCAGCCCAGGTCCAGCAGGAAGTGACCGCAGCCATCGAAGCCGAAGAACGCGAGCTAGAGCAGATGCGCATGGAAGGCGAACAAGAAGAACTAGCCGCCGAGTAACTCCGGCGTACATCACCGTAAAGGGAGCAACGGAAGGGCACGACTTCAGCCGTGTCACCAAGCTCTTCAAAACCCAAAAGGGCGAACTCGAAAGAGTCCGCCCTTTTTCCATTGATAAGCTACGCTCCCTCTGGCATCATCGGCAGTGTGACTGATCAGGAACAAGCAGAGTAGCCTCGGCTCGAGTGAACATCAA includes the following:
- the rpoC gene encoding DNA-directed RNA polymerase subunit beta': MFRSSPFELTGPIADFDAIKIQLASPEKIRSWSHGEVTKPETINYRTFKPERDGLFCARIFGPITDWECLCGKYKRMKHRGVICDKCGVEVTLSKVRRERLGHIELASPCSHVWFFKGLPSRIGHLLDISLRELEAVLYFESYVVVDPGDAPVKEREVIKDETRFRELDQQYRPSGFKAMMGAEAIKELLKRVEIAELSIELRERMKTETSLQKKLKYSKRLKIVEAFKKSDNLPQWMILDVIPVIPPELRPLVPLDGGRFATSDLNDLYRRVINRNNRLKKLMDLHAPEVIVRNEKRMLQEAVDALFDNGRRGRVLRGANNRPLKSLSDTLKGKQGRFRQNLLGKRVDYSGRSVIVVGPELKLHQCGLPKKMALELFKPFIYHRLEQTGHCTTIKQAKEMVEMQEPIVWDILEEVIKDHPVLLNRAPTLHRLGIQAFEPVLVEGKAIKIHPLVCTAFNADFDGDQMAVHIPLSPEAQIEASVLMLASHNILSPASGQPITVPTQDLVLGIYYLTKSKVNAIGEGRVFANIEEIYMALEAKQVETLTPIRLRYTGQVLDMTTAYDDQDLNHTEPVEFNKQFINTTVGRAILNDALPEGMPYVNGLLKKKGIGQLINYCYLNLGLEVTVKTLDRVKDLGFTYATRSGLSVGLDDMVIPDSKYTVVGDAEKQVLVMQQQYLDGAITNGERSNKVIQMWSGVTERVADEMFNNMKRADKEGAMNPIYIMADSGARGSKQQIRQLSGMRGLMAKPSGEIIETPITANFREGLTVLQYFISTHGARKGLADTALKTADSGYLTRRLVDVAQDVIISHNDCGTVEGIYVTPIIEAGETIEPLRDRIIGRVSLEKLKDFEGKVIVDINEEIDEDKASAVQAAGIEKVKIRSVLTCESKRGVCILCYGRNLGSGKMVEMGEAVGVIAAQSIGEPGTQLTMRTFHIGGTASRVSDASHLEAKNAGTVRFINLVTVRSKEGGLVAFNRNGSLAIVDDKGREKERYAVVYGAKLKIEDGAQVAQGDRLGEWDPYTFSLLTEIAGTVQFKDLQEGVTLNEEVDEVTGLSRLVVADSPDEKRQPAIIIKSAQGNKRYLMPSRAHLMVADGDEIFPGDILAKIPRETTRTKDITGGLPRVVELFEARKPRDPAIISKIDGVVRFGEVSKGQRKVYVTADNGQEEEYSVPRGTYVNVQEGERLRAGDALIDGPRNPHDILEVLGERALQQYLVNEIQEVYRLQGVTISDKHIETIVRQMLRWVKIEEVGDTTFLVDQQTDRFRFNAENQRVLMTGGRPAIGRSLLLGITKASLSTDSFISAASFQETTRVLTEASINGSIDTLRGLKENVIVGRLIPAGTGMEYYRNVQLSPELEEAAAQVQQEVTAAIEAEERELEQMRMEGEQEELAAE